A genomic segment from Comamonas terrigena NBRC 13299 encodes:
- the ppa gene encoding inorganic diphosphatase, translating to MSLNNVTPGAKAPEVFNVIIEISANSAPVKYEVDKETGALFVDRFMGTAMHYPVNYGYVPQTLAGDGDPVDVLVMTPFPLPSGVVVPCRAIGILQMEDEGGVDGKVLAVPTQKLLPSYDKINHLSDIHELTLQQIAHFFEHYKDLEKGKWVKVLGWKGVDVAHKEITDGIAAYKG from the coding sequence ATGTCTCTGAACAATGTGACCCCCGGCGCCAAGGCCCCTGAAGTCTTCAACGTCATCATCGAAATCTCGGCCAACTCCGCTCCCGTTAAGTACGAAGTGGACAAGGAAACCGGCGCCCTGTTCGTGGACCGCTTCATGGGCACGGCCATGCACTACCCCGTGAACTACGGCTATGTGCCCCAGACCCTGGCCGGCGACGGTGACCCGGTGGACGTGCTGGTGATGACTCCCTTCCCCCTGCCCAGTGGCGTGGTCGTGCCTTGCCGCGCGATCGGCATCCTGCAGATGGAAGACGAAGGCGGCGTGGACGGCAAGGTGCTGGCGGTGCCCACCCAGAAGCTGCTGCCTTCCTACGACAAGATCAACCACCTGAGCGATATCCATGAGCTGACCCTGCAGCAGATCGCTCACTTCTTCGAGCACTACAAGGACCTGGAAAAGGGCAAGTGGGTCAAGGTGCTGGGCTGGAAGGGCGTGGATGTGGCCCACAAGGAAATCACCGACGGCATCGCTGCCTACAAGGGCTGA
- a CDS encoding methyl-accepting chemotaxis protein yields the protein MLRWSDMRVGTKLFGGFALVVFLTLVVGGLSLWQLQRLNAAMETVSNHSMPSVADTGNLRGQWNRFRRMEAGILNANSLQEVQSITKQSEALLQLIQGVEKSYDSLPRSEAEKQLMQSYQQNRSAYLDTHAQFLKEAQAKDYTQGSGDLLLGDTVSNLYAGQAEVSFVALAETVGKLMKHSLDEADRTRTAGQQVYAAAWWWVVAGMAASVVLALLCAWLVTRAVTRPASQAVQVARRIAQGDLAETVPQGGKDEMGALLNALSAMRDSLGEVVEHVRHNAESVATASSEIAQGNSDLSSRTEEQASALQQTAAAMAQLGSTVRQNAESARQANQLAMSASTVAVQGGEVVGEVVSTMRGINDSSHKIADIIGVIDGIAFQTNILALNAAVEAARAGEQGRGFAVVAGEVRTLAQRSAEAAKQIKLLIDESVQRVQTGSQLVDRAGATMTEVVGAIRRVTDLVGEITAASAEQSEGVSQVADAITQMDTATQQNAALVEESAAAADSLQRQSGDLVQAVARFRTAGGAQWAAPVAAVAPVPPAAPRSAAAPAIPVSVSAEAPAPQRAQAGLPSGPTPVRATSAKAALPTAAATTATADDEWEQF from the coding sequence ATGTTGCGATGGTCTGATATGCGGGTGGGCACCAAGCTGTTTGGTGGTTTTGCCCTGGTCGTGTTCTTGACGCTGGTGGTAGGTGGGCTGTCGCTGTGGCAGCTCCAGCGGCTGAATGCCGCAATGGAAACGGTCAGCAACCATTCCATGCCCAGCGTGGCGGATACCGGCAATCTGCGCGGCCAGTGGAACCGCTTTCGCCGCATGGAAGCCGGCATCCTGAATGCCAACAGCCTGCAGGAGGTGCAGAGCATCACCAAGCAGTCCGAAGCGCTGCTGCAGCTGATTCAGGGCGTGGAAAAGTCCTATGACTCGCTGCCCCGTTCCGAGGCCGAAAAGCAGCTGATGCAGTCCTACCAGCAAAACCGCAGCGCCTATCTGGACACCCATGCGCAATTCCTGAAGGAGGCGCAGGCCAAGGATTACACCCAGGGCAGCGGGGATCTGTTGCTGGGCGACACCGTCTCCAATCTGTATGCCGGCCAGGCGGAGGTGAGCTTTGTGGCTCTGGCCGAGACCGTTGGCAAGCTGATGAAGCACAGCCTGGACGAGGCCGACCGTACCCGCACGGCGGGCCAGCAGGTCTATGCCGCCGCCTGGTGGTGGGTGGTGGCCGGTATGGCGGCCAGCGTGGTGCTGGCGCTGCTGTGCGCCTGGCTGGTGACACGTGCCGTCACGCGGCCGGCATCGCAGGCGGTGCAGGTGGCGCGCCGCATTGCCCAGGGCGACCTGGCGGAGACCGTGCCGCAAGGCGGCAAGGACGAAATGGGTGCGCTGCTCAATGCCTTGAGCGCCATGCGCGACAGCCTGGGTGAAGTGGTGGAACATGTGCGCCACAACGCGGAATCGGTGGCCACGGCCAGCAGCGAAATTGCCCAGGGCAACAGCGACCTGTCCAGTCGCACCGAAGAGCAGGCCAGCGCGCTGCAGCAGACCGCGGCGGCCATGGCCCAGCTGGGCTCTACCGTGCGGCAGAATGCCGAAAGCGCCCGCCAGGCCAACCAGTTGGCGATGAGTGCCTCGACCGTGGCTGTCCAGGGTGGTGAGGTGGTGGGTGAGGTGGTCAGCACCATGCGCGGCATCAACGACAGCAGCCACAAGATTGCCGACATCATTGGCGTGATCGATGGCATTGCCTTCCAGACGAATATCCTGGCGCTGAACGCCGCCGTGGAAGCGGCCCGCGCCGGTGAGCAGGGCCGCGGCTTTGCCGTGGTGGCCGGGGAAGTGCGTACGCTGGCCCAGCGCAGTGCCGAAGCGGCCAAGCAGATCAAGCTGCTGATCGACGAAAGCGTGCAGCGGGTCCAGACCGGCAGCCAACTGGTGGACCGCGCTGGTGCCACCATGACCGAAGTGGTGGGCGCCATCCGCCGCGTGACCGATCTGGTGGGTGAAATCACGGCGGCCAGTGCCGAGCAAAGCGAAGGCGTGTCCCAGGTGGCCGATGCCATCACCCAGATGGACACCGCCACCCAGCAGAACGCCGCGCTGGTGGAGGAAAGCGCTGCAGCGGCCGACAGCCTGCAGCGCCAGTCCGGCGATCTGGTGCAGGCCGTGGCACGTTTTCGCACCGCCGGTGGCGCGCAATGGGCGGCTCCGGTGGCCGCGGTGGCCCCTGTACCGCCGGCCGCTCCGCGCAGCGCTGCTGCACCTGCCATCCCCGTATCTGTTTCTGCCGAAGCCCCTGCGCCGCAACGGGCCCAGGCCGGCCTCCCATCTGGACCCACTCCCGTGCGTGCCACGTCGGCCAAGGCGGCGCTCCCGACTGCCGCGGCAACCACGGCCACTGCGGACGACGAGTGGGAGCAGTTCTAA
- a CDS encoding chemotaxis protein CheW: MTQHHAASSGFSECLTFRLGKEEYGIDILRVQEIRSYETPTRIAHAPAFIKGVIDLRGVIVPIVDLRLKLACASSEYTPFTVVIILNVAQSMMGVVVDAVADVVQIPHEALRPAPQFQDSSQVDGAFIKGIAKVGERMLIVVDIAAMLTAQDMGVLRTAAHAA, translated from the coding sequence ATGACGCAGCACCATGCCGCCAGCAGCGGCTTTTCCGAGTGCCTGACCTTTCGCCTGGGCAAAGAGGAGTACGGCATCGACATCCTGCGGGTGCAGGAGATCCGTTCCTATGAAACGCCCACCCGCATCGCCCACGCCCCGGCGTTCATCAAAGGGGTGATCGATCTGCGCGGTGTGATTGTGCCCATCGTGGACCTGCGCCTCAAGCTGGCCTGTGCCAGCTCCGAGTACACGCCGTTCACGGTGGTGATCATCCTGAATGTGGCCCAGTCGATGATGGGCGTGGTGGTGGATGCCGTGGCCGACGTGGTGCAGATCCCGCACGAGGCGCTGCGACCCGCGCCGCAGTTCCAGGATTCGTCCCAGGTGGATGGGGCTTTCATCAAGGGCATTGCCAAGGTGGGCGAGCGCATGTTGATCGTGGTGGACATCGCCGCCATGCTGACAGCGCAGGACATGGGCGTGTTGCGCACGGCAGCGCACGCGGCCTGA